AGAGCGTTTTCCCCTTTGTTTGCAGTTATTTTTGCCCTACCCCGTCGCAGGTATTCCGTTAAAAAATTTCTGGCCACCGTGCCTACCGGTATAATACGCTCTTTGGCACCCTTACCCAGGCAGCGGACAAAGCCCCGCTCATAATCCACCTGCTCCAAGTCCAGCGCTAAAAGTTCAGACACCCGCATACCGGTTGCGTACATCAATTCCAGCATAGCCTTATCCCTGAGTCCGGCCGGGTTGCCCACCCGGGGCTGGGCCAGTAATTTTTCCACTTCCTCCTGGGCCAGCACGCCGGGCAACTTTTTTTGCAGGCCCGGAGATTCCAGGTTGGCCATGGGATCAATGCCCAGCACCTGCTCATCCACAAGGAAACGGCAAAAAACCCTGAGCGCCGCCATATGCCGGGATACGGTAGCGGGCAAACGACCACTTTTTTTTAATTCCAAAAGATAGTTTAGCACTAAAACACGGTCAATCTGCCCGGCAGCCATCACCTGACGCCGCATACAAAAAGATTTAAACTGCTTTAAATCAAGGGCATAAGAAGTAATTGTGTTTTGGGCCAGTCCCCTTTCCAGGGCCAGATAATTTAAAAAGTACCGGATATATTTTTCCATATTCTAACACCACCGTTTTATATTCAGCTATTCCACATCTTGTTGATCTATTCCTTTTGAAAGGCAAACAAAAAAGCCCTCCGGGGGCTGCTTTTTTCTATAAGAGATTGCTCGAACATAAAGAGCCTGTCCGAACACAAACCATAAGTGCTGGAAGATTATTCCCAGCCCAAATGCCATTCTACCCGCAAAGGCTCATTGGTTGTTTTGTCGTGTTCAATCCAGTTGGCCTTGAACACCCCATACAACTGGGCGATTATAATACACAATATACACATCACCAACACTAGGCGGGCAAATAACAATACTTTATCCTTAACCCGGGAAACCACCACAAAAAACATTGCCGTAAGCCTCCTTGGTTTTTATTACCGGTTAACCACAAACGAGGCCGCAAGCCTGGTTAATTCCGGCGTAATATATCCCTCCGCCAGAGCAGCCAGCGCAAAGGCTGTCAAACAACCGGCCATAATTAAAGAATAACCGACAAACTGGGGAGCCACACGAGTTTGTGAATTGTTAAATCTTTTAACTAACAGCAAGGAAAAGGAAAGCGAAGCCGTGCCACCGATAATCAGCGCCGGAATGTAAAGTATATTTTGCGGCAGCATGGAAATAAGGACAATAACAAACTCCCGCCAATCCGGATGCGCGGTTAAAAAACCTATGGTAAATCCCAGCACAAATCCGCGGAAAAAAATTAGCGCCAACACCAGGGGCAGGCAGATAATGGTTAAACCCAGCATATAGATTACCGACCCCACCAGTAAATTATCGTAAAGTGCTCCTCTGACCATTTGAGCCCGGTCTACTTCTATTGCCGCCGCCTGGGCTAAAAAAGATTGCAGGTAGCGCTGCAATTCCCTGGTTTGTTCCTCTTGCAATGTATTGACCCCCAGCGAACCAAGCAATATGCCAACACTAAAAATAGCTATCACAATACAATAAAGCGACCAGCTTTGCCGGAGAGAGTCAGTCATTAACCGGCGCATGTAACCCATACCACCGCTTCCTTTTTTGCAACCTGTCCATGCCTATATATATGAGC
This genomic interval from Desulfoscipio sp. XC116 contains the following:
- the xerD gene encoding site-specific tyrosine recombinase XerD — encoded protein: MEKYIRYFLNYLALERGLAQNTITSYALDLKQFKSFCMRRQVMAAGQIDRVLVLNYLLELKKSGRLPATVSRHMAALRVFCRFLVDEQVLGIDPMANLESPGLQKKLPGVLAQEEVEKLLAQPRVGNPAGLRDKAMLELMYATGMRVSELLALDLEQVDYERGFVRCLGKGAKERIIPVGTVARNFLTEYLRRGRAKITANKGENALFLNMRGKRLTRQGFWKIIKKYALAAGIDKTITPHTLRHSFATHLLENGADLRALQEMLGHADIATTQIYTHLTDTRLRDIYNKHHPRA
- the spoIIM gene encoding stage II sporulation protein M; the protein is MGYMRRLMTDSLRQSWSLYCIVIAIFSVGILLGSLGVNTLQEEQTRELQRYLQSFLAQAAAIEVDRAQMVRGALYDNLLVGSVIYMLGLTIICLPLVLALIFFRGFVLGFTIGFLTAHPDWREFVIVLISMLPQNILYIPALIIGGTASLSFSLLLVKRFNNSQTRVAPQFVGYSLIMAGCLTAFALAALAEGYITPELTRLAASFVVNR